A genome region from Streptomyces antimycoticus includes the following:
- a CDS encoding metal-dependent hydrolase: MMGPAHSLSGAAAWLGVGAAAAAAGHSMPWPVLVAGALICAGAALAPDLDHKAATISRAFGPVSKGLCEVIDKLSYSVYKATKKQGDPRRSGGHRTLTHTWVWAVLIGAGASALALVGGRWAVLGILFVHMVLAVEGLLWRAARVSSDVLVWLLGAASAWILADVLHQPGNGSDWLFSAPGQEYLWLGLPIVLGALVHDIGDALTVSGCPILWPIPIGRKRWYALGPPKGMRFRAGSWVELKVLMPVFMLLGGMGGLAALGVI, from the coding sequence ATGATGGGACCGGCGCATTCGCTGTCCGGAGCGGCGGCCTGGCTGGGGGTGGGGGCGGCGGCCGCGGCGGCCGGCCACTCGATGCCCTGGCCGGTGCTGGTCGCCGGCGCGCTGATCTGCGCGGGAGCGGCGCTCGCCCCCGACCTCGACCACAAGGCGGCGACCATATCGCGCGCCTTCGGGCCCGTCTCAAAGGGACTGTGCGAGGTGATCGACAAGCTCTCGTACTCCGTCTACAAGGCGACCAAGAAGCAGGGCGACCCGCGCCGCTCGGGCGGCCACCGCACCCTCACCCACACCTGGGTATGGGCGGTGCTGATCGGCGCCGGAGCCTCGGCGCTCGCCCTGGTCGGCGGGCGCTGGGCGGTGCTGGGCATCCTCTTCGTGCATATGGTGCTGGCCGTCGAGGGGCTGCTGTGGCGCGCGGCCCGGGTCTCCAGCGATGTCCTGGTATGGCTGCTCGGCGCGGCCAGCGCCTGGATCCTCGCCGATGTGCTGCACCAGCCGGGCAACGGCTCGGACTGGCTGTTCAGCGCACCGGGCCAGGAGTACCTCTGGCTCGGCCTGCCGATCGTGCTCGGCGCCCTGGTCCACGACATCGGGGACGCGCTCACCGTCTCCGGCTGCCCGATCCTGTGGCCCATCCCGATCGGCCGCAAGCGCTGGTACGCGCTCGGCCCGCCCAAGGGCATGCGTTTCCGGGCCGGCAGCTGGGTCGAGTTGAAGGTGCTGATGCCGGTCTTCATGCTGCTCGGCGGCATGGGTGGACTGGCCGCGCTCGGCGTCATCTGA